A stretch of the Microtus pennsylvanicus isolate mMicPen1 chromosome 16, mMicPen1.hap1, whole genome shotgun sequence genome encodes the following:
- the Sertm1 gene encoding serine-rich and transmembrane domain-containing protein 1, with protein sequence MSGADPSSAFAGSVENGTFLELFPTSLSTSVDPSSGHLSNVYIYVSIFLSLLAFLLLLLIIALQRLKNIISSSSSYPEYPSDAGSSFTNLEVCSISSQRSTFSNLSS encoded by the coding sequence ATGTCTGGGGCTGACCCTTCCTCTGCATTTGCAGGGAGTGTGGAGAACGGAACCTTTCTGGAGCTGTTTCCCACGTCGCTGTCCACATCGGTAGACCCGTCCTCGGGCCACCTGTCCAACGTCTACATCTATGTGTCCATATTCCTCAGCCTCCTcgccttcctgcttctgctgctgatCATTGCTCTCCAGAGGCTGAAAAACATCATCTCCTCCAGTTCCTCCTACCCGGAGTACCCAAGTGATGCTGGGAGCTCTTTCACCAATTTGGAAGTCTGTAGCATCTCCTCTCAGAGGTCTACGTTTTCAAACCTCTCATcatga